A region from the Brassica napus cultivar Da-Ae chromosome C8, Da-Ae, whole genome shotgun sequence genome encodes:
- the LOC106368310 gene encoding magnesium transporter MRS2-4: protein MGKGPLSFRRLSSIRRRKKGSSVKDDPNQSSNPSSPPPPSPINAGGSVAAGTTGKAKKKAGGARLWMRFDRTGAMEVVECDKSTIIKRSSVPARDLRILGPVFSHSSNILAREKAIVVNLEVIKAIVTAEEVLLLDPLRPEVLPFIDRLKQQFPQTNALEATPNVQSFDPEAGEGLQSELPFEFQVLEMALEVVCSIVDTSVASLETDAWPVLDELTKNVSTENLEYVRSLKSNLTRLLARVQKVRDELEHLLDDNEDMADLYLTRKWNQNQQAEALLEGTVSVAPPHNSSNLYRLTSNRSASMVTSNMDEDDVEDLEMLLEAYFMQLDGMRNKILTVREYIDDTEDYVNIQLDNQRNQLIQLQLILTMASFAITAETLLASLFGMNIPCPLYNIHGIFWYFVWSITAFCFVLFMVVLGYARWKKLLGS, encoded by the exons ATGGGGAAAGGCCCCTTATCGTTTCGCCGCCTCTCGAGCATCCGCCGCCGGAAGAAAGGTTCGTCGGTGAAGGATGATCCCAATCAGTCGTCTAATCCTTCGTCTCCGCCGCCTCCTTCGCCGATCAACGCGGGAGGATCGGTCGCGGCAGGTACGACGGGGAAGGCGAAGAAGAAAGCCGGAGGAGCGAGGCTGTGGATGAGGTTCGATCGCACCGGCGCGATGGAAGTGGTGGAATGCGATAAGAGCACAATCATCAAACGCTCTTCGGTTCCCGCTAGGGATTTGAGGATTCTCGGCCCTGTCTTCTCCCACTCCTCCAACATTCTCG CGAGGGAGAAAGCTATTGTTGTTAACTTAGAGGTTATAAAGGCGATAGTTACTGCTGAAGAAGTGCTTCTCTTGGACCCTCTCCGTCCTGAGGTTCTACCGTTTATTGACCGGCTTAAGCAACAGTTTCCTCAGACGAACGCACTGGAAGCTACTCCAAATGTGCAGTCTTTTGATCCGGAAGCTGGAGAGGGTTTGCAGAGTGAGCTTCCATTTGAGTTTCAGGTCCTTGAGATGGCTCTGGAGGTTGTCTGCTCAATTGTTGACACCAGTGTGGCATCACTCGAGACGGATGCGTGGCCTGTTCTTGATGAACTCACCAAGAATGTCAGTACTGAGAATCTTGAATATGTGCGAAGCTTGAAGAGTAATCTCACCCGCTTACTAGCCCGTGTTCAAAAG GTGAGAGATGAACTTGAACATTTGTTAGATGACAATGAAGACATGGCAGACTTGTACTTGACAAGGAAATGGAACCAGAACCAGCAAGCGGAGGCACTACTCGAGGGGACAGTATCCGTTGCCCCACCACATAACTCATCGAATCTTTACCGGCTCACATCAAACAGAAGCGCGAGCATGGTGACGAGCAATATGGATGAAGACGATGTGGAGGATCTGGAGATGTTGCTGGAGGCATACTTCATGCAACTTGACGGGATGCGGAACAAGATTCTTACCGTGAGGGAATACATTGACGACACGGAAGATTACGTGAACATACAGCTGGACAATCAACGTAACCAGCTGATCCAGCTGCAGCTGATTCTGACCATGGCCTCGTTTGCAATAACTGCAGAGACGTTACTGGCCAGCTTGTTCGGGATGAACATACCGTGTCCGTTGTATAACATCCACGGCATCTTCTGGTACTTCGTGTGGAGTATCACTGCGTTTTGCTTTGTGCTCTTCATGGTCGTTCTTGGTTACGCCAGGTGGAAGAAGCTGCTTGGCTCATAA